The proteins below come from a single Parageobacillus thermoglucosidasius genomic window:
- a CDS encoding HAD family hydrolase, translated as MRDFKGYIFDLDDTLYCEHDYVKSGFWVVANELANYRLDIDVSEIHQMLIAEWKRNGRGRVFDEVCRRLGIDIDISHLVHIYRGHVPNISLYDDAKKLIFYLKEKGKKLGIITDGNSTMQWAKVKALNLEKMFDYIIVTGDLGEEHWKPSETPYRKMIKYLHLDFNDCVYIGDNPNKDFITARKLGMGTVRIVRDVGDHMQTRLSREYEADYLIYSLTELIT; from the coding sequence ATGAGAGATTTCAAAGGATATATATTTGACCTCGACGATACCCTATATTGTGAACATGATTACGTAAAATCAGGATTTTGGGTTGTGGCGAATGAGTTGGCGAACTATCGATTGGATATAGATGTAAGTGAAATTCATCAAATGCTCATTGCTGAATGGAAAAGAAATGGTCGTGGTCGAGTGTTTGATGAAGTATGTAGGCGGTTAGGTATCGATATTGATATTTCACATTTAGTTCATATTTATCGCGGACATGTACCTAACATTTCCTTATATGACGATGCTAAAAAATTAATTTTCTATTTAAAAGAAAAAGGAAAAAAGTTAGGAATTATTACCGATGGAAATTCAACAATGCAATGGGCCAAAGTGAAGGCGCTTAATCTGGAGAAGATGTTTGACTATATCATTGTCACTGGCGATTTAGGTGAGGAACATTGGAAACCTAGCGAGACTCCGTATCGAAAAATGATTAAATATTTGCATTTAGATTTTAATGATTGTGTATATATAGGAGATAATCCAAACAAAGATTTTATTACTGCTAGAAAGCTAGGGATGGGAACCGTTCGTATCGTTCGCGATGTTGGGGATCATATGCAAACGAGGCTTTCAAGAGAGTATGAGGCGGATTATTTAATTTATTCATTAACCGAATTAATTACATAA
- a CDS encoding motility associated factor glycosyltransferase family protein: protein MDNELKEYEIVEETAKSGHRIYKVNNYYLHSKYDPIREAAKFAERHYKKNHLHILFGVGSGYIAKALSEKMTEEEFLIIVEPIEFLADKLLKEESQLERCIIIKGEDQELFEKIYEPFGNTFGKRVSVVCSPNYDKVCSSYYHSILRIVKDHIYMQQVNINTIKYFSKEWQKNFTLNLFYAYDDVPLKCLEHIYNVPVVVASGGPSLTKQIPLLKKVRNHILLISSGSTINTLLKHDIEPDFIVTIDGGINNYRHFETIELKQARIIYSLSNHEKIRERFNRRSLVFISNIDDDLKIYAQKLLNKEIDGILGGASVANFALNIAYMISTGPVALIGQDLAYTDNKTHAEHNKNFRKIDETYIKQRGLFYTEGYYGGQVLTDYTFFTMKHNFERLLQTFSQPERIYNCTEGGVKIEGYQQIPFQEFCDRYVDTNKNVPMFDIDSYPHKDVQEWKEFLMRIENEIKLHDKVQRLAEEAVLLLKRNTSDTTFDTKLLKKLDKIDEQLKPIFAEGMMSLIAQPIVLDTFNNYLEKENETEQEMYQRVYARSMDLYSRLQEAAIDSKSYFMQLKEKIKNKIISMDKREKDDESHLRNTR, encoded by the coding sequence ATGGACAATGAGCTGAAAGAGTACGAAATCGTCGAGGAAACTGCGAAAAGCGGACATCGTATTTATAAAGTAAACAATTATTACCTACACAGCAAGTATGACCCGATTCGAGAGGCTGCAAAATTTGCCGAACGCCATTATAAAAAGAACCATCTTCATATTTTATTTGGCGTGGGTTCAGGATATATTGCGAAAGCTTTAAGTGAAAAGATGACTGAAGAGGAATTTTTAATTATTGTTGAGCCTATCGAATTTTTAGCCGATAAACTGCTGAAAGAAGAAAGTCAATTAGAGCGATGCATCATTATTAAAGGAGAAGATCAAGAGCTTTTTGAAAAAATTTATGAACCTTTTGGAAATACATTTGGTAAAAGGGTTTCTGTTGTTTGCTCTCCTAATTATGATAAAGTTTGTTCCAGCTATTATCATAGTATATTAAGAATAGTCAAAGATCATATTTATATGCAGCAAGTAAATATAAATACAATTAAATATTTTTCAAAAGAATGGCAAAAGAACTTTACATTAAATTTATTTTATGCATATGATGATGTGCCTTTAAAATGTTTAGAACATATTTATAATGTGCCAGTTGTCGTTGCTTCCGGCGGCCCGTCGCTAACAAAGCAAATCCCTTTATTAAAAAAGGTAAGGAATCATATTTTGCTAATTTCTTCTGGGTCGACGATTAACACACTTCTTAAACATGATATTGAGCCTGACTTTATTGTTACGATTGATGGGGGAATCAACAACTATAGGCATTTTGAAACAATAGAGCTAAAACAAGCAAGAATAATCTATTCATTATCTAACCATGAGAAAATTAGAGAAAGATTCAATCGAAGATCGCTTGTATTTATATCTAACATAGATGATGATTTAAAAATATATGCACAAAAATTATTAAATAAAGAAATAGATGGTATATTAGGGGGCGCTTCTGTCGCCAATTTCGCATTAAATATAGCTTATATGATTTCAACGGGGCCTGTTGCATTAATTGGTCAAGATTTGGCCTATACCGATAACAAAACACATGCGGAACATAATAAAAATTTCAGAAAAATTGATGAAACATATATTAAACAAAGAGGACTGTTCTATACAGAGGGGTATTATGGTGGTCAAGTATTGACAGATTACACGTTTTTTACAATGAAGCATAATTTTGAAAGACTACTTCAAACTTTTTCACAGCCTGAAAGAATTTATAATTGCACAGAAGGCGGGGTTAAGATAGAGGGATATCAACAAATTCCTTTCCAAGAGTTTTGCGACCGATATGTAGATACGAATAAAAATGTACCAATGTTTGATATCGATTCATATCCGCATAAAGATGTTCAAGAATGGAAAGAGTTTTTAATGAGAATTGAAAACGAAATAAAATTGCATGACAAAGTACAGCGCCTTGCTGAGGAAGCAGTGCTGTTGCTAAAAAGAAATACTTCTGATACGACATTTGATACAAAACTTCTAAAAAAGTTGGATAAAATTGATGAACAGTTAAAGCCAATTTTTGCTGAAGGAATGATGTCATTAATTGCTCAACCTATTGTTTTAGATACATTTAATAACTACCTGGAAAAAGAGAATGAAACGGAACAAGAAATGTATCAACGAGTATACGCTCGTTCCATGGATTTATATTCGCGTTTGCAAGAAGCTGCAATCGATTCAAAATCTTATTTCATGCAATTAAAAGAAAAAATTAAAAATAAAATTATTTCGATGGATAAGAGGGAGAAAGATGATGAATCTCATTTACGAAACACAAGATAG
- the pseI gene encoding pseudaminic acid synthase, with translation MSGNHNQSLERALKIVDLAAEAGVDAVKLQTYTPDTMTLDIHTGEFFIKSETNLWKGQSLYNLYKEAYTPWEWHEAIFERCKKHGLLAFSSPFDETAVDFLETLNVPAYKIASFENVDIPLIKKVAATGKPVIISAGMATVAELYEAVQAVRSEGNDQIILLKCTSTYPATPENSNLATIPHMRELFGVEVGLSDHTMGIGTAVAAVALGATVIEKHFTTSRAEGGVDAAFSLEPHEMKMLVEETERAWLSLGMIHYGPTNAEKPSLEHRRSLYVTEDLKAGDIITKENVRAIRPGHGLPPKYYDLVLGKAVKKDVKKGTPLSWDILL, from the coding sequence ATGTCAGGCAACCATAATCAATCTTTAGAAAGGGCGTTAAAAATTGTCGATCTTGCAGCGGAAGCAGGTGTCGATGCGGTAAAACTGCAAACATACACTCCTGATACGATGACTTTAGATATTCATACAGGTGAATTTTTCATTAAAAGTGAGACGAATCTTTGGAAAGGTCAATCATTATATAACTTGTATAAAGAAGCGTATACTCCGTGGGAATGGCATGAGGCGATCTTTGAGCGTTGTAAAAAGCATGGATTGCTGGCTTTCAGCTCTCCCTTTGATGAAACGGCAGTGGATTTTTTAGAAACATTAAATGTGCCTGCTTATAAAATCGCTTCGTTTGAAAATGTAGATATTCCGTTAATTAAAAAAGTGGCTGCTACAGGGAAACCGGTCATTATTTCGGCTGGAATGGCTACTGTTGCAGAACTGTATGAGGCAGTTCAAGCTGTTCGTTCCGAAGGAAATGATCAAATTATATTGTTGAAATGTACAAGTACATATCCAGCAACGCCAGAAAACTCAAATCTTGCAACGATTCCTCATATGCGGGAATTGTTTGGAGTTGAAGTTGGATTGTCTGATCATACGATGGGGATTGGCACTGCGGTAGCAGCTGTAGCGCTTGGAGCAACAGTAATCGAAAAACATTTCACCACTTCCCGTGCAGAAGGCGGAGTGGATGCCGCATTTTCACTAGAGCCTCATGAAATGAAAATGCTTGTCGAAGAAACAGAACGGGCTTGGCTCAGCCTAGGTATGATCCATTACGGCCCTACCAATGCGGAAAAGCCTTCCCTTGAACATCGCCGTTCTCTTTATGTTACAGAGGATTTAAAGGCAGGGGATATCATTACAAAAGAGAATGTTCGCGCGATTCGGCCTGGACATGGATTGCCGCCAAAATATTATGATTTAGTTCTTGGAAAAGCAGTGAAGAAAGATGTAAAAAAAGGAACACCATTAAGCTGGGATATATTGTTGTAA
- a CDS encoding cytidylyltransferase domain-containing protein has product MKTLIIIQARMGSSRLPGKVLMPLGETVVLDYVVSRCQQVKQVDEVIVATSVLPQDDVIESWCKQHQVLCFRGSEDDVLARYYECAKPYQPDYVIRVTADCPFVDYELADRIIEAMKAEPSDIVIVEGDLPRGLVVEMVSFSSLEYIYHHGKEPRHREHVTYYAYEFPDEFKRTYIQASKAIQQPQLRITLDTKEDYQLCAAVANHFKGDKLVSSQKVVQFLLEHPDIAKLNAHIQQKPVI; this is encoded by the coding sequence TTGAAAACTTTAATCATCATCCAAGCCCGCATGGGTTCGTCCCGTTTGCCCGGAAAAGTATTGATGCCGCTTGGGGAGACGGTGGTGTTAGACTATGTTGTTTCCAGATGTCAACAAGTGAAACAGGTAGATGAGGTTATTGTTGCAACTTCTGTACTACCGCAAGATGATGTGATTGAATCGTGGTGTAAACAACATCAAGTTCTATGCTTCCGCGGATCGGAGGATGACGTGCTTGCGCGCTATTATGAATGCGCCAAGCCTTATCAACCTGATTATGTGATTCGTGTGACGGCGGATTGCCCTTTTGTTGATTATGAACTTGCAGACCGAATTATTGAGGCAATGAAGGCAGAACCATCCGATATCGTGATCGTGGAAGGAGATTTGCCGCGCGGCTTAGTCGTTGAAATGGTGTCATTTTCATCGCTCGAATACATATATCATCACGGAAAGGAGCCGCGCCATCGCGAGCACGTGACATATTATGCGTATGAGTTCCCGGATGAATTTAAGCGTACATATATTCAAGCATCGAAAGCGATTCAGCAGCCTCAGCTCCGAATTACATTAGACACGAAAGAAGATTATCAATTATGCGCGGCGGTTGCGAATCATTTTAAAGGGGATAAACTGGTTAGTTCGCAAAAGGTTGTGCAGTTTTTATTAGAACATCCGGATATTGCTAAGCTGAATGCCCATATTCAGCAAAAACCGGTGATATAA
- a CDS encoding motility associated factor glycosyltransferase family protein: MSVLDSNLALIKNKQLRERLLHPINEPIDVDIHPSKKGPPTMKLNGHYLYSRYDPLKDAERFIDSQIDRDAHVYCLFGFGLGYHVQELLQKEPDKQIVVIEPYLPVVRKAVENIDLSNIFLHPNVAILCLEQGQAMIHTLNELAKQRTRWIIPNAWLKALPQSHPLKHFLEDLKIQEMSFQRFSSLMEKNFVENLKYMDADVGKLFAKFNGQKAVLVSAGPSLDDTVYSLKRLKNKYFILSVGSALRVLKENSIVPDAVIITDPQEFVYKQLDGMGFAQSLIYLSTACHSAVVNHKGLRIIAFQKGYPQAESYAGKKNLPLVDTGGSVATTALDILIKMGFSEIVLLGQDLAYSKNRSHALHSTSGVEVVSNENLLSVLANDGTMVKTTTILSIYRRWFERKVAETKHVIFKNTAEKGAVIQGMPFVHISEIISESEHLMECNFSEKINQIINQY; this comes from the coding sequence TTGAGCGTTTTAGACAGTAATCTTGCCTTGATAAAAAATAAACAGTTGCGAGAAAGGTTGCTCCATCCTATAAATGAACCCATTGATGTTGATATTCATCCATCAAAAAAAGGGCCGCCAACAATGAAATTAAATGGGCATTACTTGTATAGTCGCTACGATCCATTGAAAGATGCCGAGCGTTTTATTGATTCGCAAATAGACAGAGACGCCCATGTTTATTGCCTTTTTGGCTTTGGACTCGGTTATCATGTACAAGAATTGCTGCAAAAAGAACCGGATAAACAAATTGTCGTTATTGAACCTTATTTACCTGTTGTTCGAAAAGCAGTTGAAAATATAGATTTATCTAATATTTTCTTACATCCGAATGTGGCAATTTTGTGCCTTGAACAAGGACAAGCAATGATTCATACATTGAATGAGTTGGCTAAGCAACGAACTAGATGGATTATACCGAACGCATGGTTAAAAGCACTGCCGCAAAGCCATCCATTAAAACATTTTTTAGAAGACTTAAAAATACAAGAAATGTCGTTTCAACGTTTTTCATCCTTAATGGAAAAGAATTTTGTAGAGAATTTGAAATATATGGATGCGGATGTAGGAAAATTGTTTGCGAAATTTAACGGTCAAAAAGCGGTATTAGTGTCAGCAGGCCCTTCATTAGATGACACGGTTTATTCTTTAAAAAGGCTGAAGAACAAATATTTTATTTTATCGGTTGGTTCTGCCCTTCGGGTTCTTAAAGAAAACAGCATCGTTCCGGATGCTGTTATTATTACGGACCCACAAGAATTCGTTTATAAGCAGTTAGATGGCATGGGGTTTGCCCAGTCTTTAATTTATTTGTCAACAGCCTGTCATTCTGCTGTGGTGAATCATAAAGGGTTAAGAATTATCGCGTTCCAAAAAGGGTATCCTCAAGCTGAAAGTTACGCTGGTAAGAAAAATTTGCCTTTAGTTGATACCGGAGGATCTGTCGCAACAACAGCGCTTGATATATTAATTAAAATGGGATTCTCTGAAATTGTGTTGTTAGGCCAGGATTTGGCTTATAGCAAAAACAGAAGCCATGCTTTACATTCGACATCAGGAGTAGAAGTAGTATCGAATGAAAACTTGCTGTCTGTTCTTGCGAATGATGGTACAATGGTAAAAACAACAACCATTCTATCTATTTATAGAAGATGGTTTGAACGAAAGGTTGCCGAAACGAAACATGTTATTTTTAAAAATACAGCTGAGAAAGGCGCTGTTATTCAAGGCATGCCTTTCGTCCATATATCTGAAATTATTTCAGAGTCAGAACATCTCATGGAGTGTAATTTTAGTGAAAAAATAAATCAAATAATAAATCAATATTAA
- a CDS encoding CDP-alcohol phosphatidyltransferase family protein — translation MQNLIRKYKSFKSRYVVMQRREHEYIFNKYYAHLIDPFFTKIAYDLKLSPNMVTVLSGFLGVGSGISFMFHQYVLGGILLQLHHFVDGADGNLARLTNRCTAFGAKLDRNVDLIVRITVLLGIMVAANAHLLTNVLLVLTFFLDIVVVHKFVLPFMKKNGIIRSKWKQWFLDRGIIPAFDTFTLYFIISVFAILNQMQILIYVLIVLKNIDWLYRVWECTKTYYIVKNKNKIKQ, via the coding sequence ATGCAAAATCTAATTAGAAAATATAAAAGCTTTAAGTCTCGGTATGTTGTAATGCAACGCCGAGAGCATGAGTATATCTTTAATAAATATTATGCGCATCTTATAGATCCTTTTTTTACGAAGATAGCTTATGATTTAAAGCTATCTCCCAACATGGTCACAGTTTTATCTGGTTTTTTGGGGGTCGGCTCTGGAATTTCTTTTATGTTTCATCAGTATGTATTGGGAGGAATTCTTTTGCAGCTTCATCATTTCGTAGATGGGGCTGATGGGAACTTAGCTCGATTGACAAATAGATGCACAGCTTTTGGAGCGAAATTAGATCGCAATGTAGATCTGATTGTACGTATTACTGTGCTTTTGGGAATTATGGTAGCAGCAAATGCACATTTATTAACTAATGTTTTGCTTGTCTTAACTTTCTTTTTAGATATTGTAGTTGTACATAAATTTGTGCTACCTTTTATGAAAAAAAACGGAATCATTCGTTCTAAATGGAAGCAATGGTTCTTAGATAGAGGTATTATTCCCGCATTTGATACATTCACATTGTATTTTATCATATCTGTTTTTGCTATCTTGAACCAGATGCAGATTTTAATTTATGTTTTAATTGTATTAAAGAATATTGACTGGTTATACAGAGTATGGGAATGTACAAAAACATATTATATAGTAAAAAACAAAAACAAGATTAAACAGTAA
- the tagD gene encoding glycerol-3-phosphate cytidylyltransferase, with protein MKKVITYGTFDLLHWGHILFLERARALGDHLTVGLSTDEFNLLKHKKSYYSYPHRKAILQAIRYVDKVIPEKAWEQKIHDIINHEIDIFVMGDDWRGKFDYLKEYCEVVYLPRTIGISTAKIKNDLNL; from the coding sequence ATGAAAAAAGTTATTACATATGGTACTTTTGATTTATTGCATTGGGGCCATATTCTATTTCTTGAGAGAGCAAGGGCGCTAGGAGACCATTTAACAGTGGGTCTTTCGACTGATGAATTTAATCTACTGAAACATAAGAAATCATACTATTCTTATCCTCATAGAAAAGCTATTCTCCAAGCTATACGATATGTCGATAAGGTAATACCTGAAAAGGCTTGGGAGCAGAAAATTCACGATATAATAAATCATGAAATTGATATTTTTGTAATGGGCGATGATTGGAGGGGGAAATTTGACTACTTAAAGGAGTACTGTGAGGTTGTCTATTTACCGAGAACTATTGGTATATCAACAGCAAAAATTAAGAACGATTTAAATTTGTAA
- a CDS encoding winged helix-turn-helix domain-containing protein translates to MKDTALKHAGIPRIIQHVSEVKFSVTMSRGSIDDMLHRWGFHYTRPTYNLKRANPQKEFQREMELIKNLSDHMVIIYEDENHIRDYQALRITWSVKGLQKQIPAYRHHTTVSLLGGVISKRVNFSVWKRTNVMHRLFYNFSNTRWTSIGQTYRDGLG, encoded by the coding sequence ATGAAGGATACGGCATTGAAACATGCTGGAATACCCCGGATTATTCAGCATGTCTCGGAAGTGAAATTTTCTGTCACCATGTCCCGTGGCAGTATTGATGATATGCTTCATCGATGGGGATTTCATTATACACGCCCTACGTATAACCTCAAACGGGCCAATCCTCAAAAAGAGTTTCAACGGGAGATGGAACTTATAAAAAACTTGTCCGACCACATGGTCATAATCTATGAAGATGAAAACCATATTCGAGATTATCAAGCTCTTCGGATCACATGGAGTGTCAAAGGGCTCCAAAAACAAATCCCTGCGTATAGACACCATACAACCGTTAGCTTATTAGGCGGTGTAATATCGAAACGGGTGAATTTCTCTGTATGGAAACGGACCAATGTAATGCACAGGCTTTTCTACAATTTCTCCAATACACGTTGGACAAGTATCGGACAAACATATCGTGATGGTCTTGGATAA
- the pseG gene encoding UDP-2,4-diacetamido-2,4,6-trideoxy-beta-L-altropyranose hydrolase, with the protein MNILFRVDSSVEIGTGHVMRCLALAKMLKDAGCTVTFVMRVCPGDLCDYVESQGFSVFRMFQGTHFSQEIDAQLTIEMIQQCNEHIDWCIVDHYQLDQRWEEQVKKYVGKMMVIDDLANRLHDCHLLLDQNYYKNMKQRYDGLVPKNCRLFLGPKYMILRSEFYEAKKSVKIRSGYVQRMLVFFGGSDPTNETEKVLQALRDLQLTHIKVDIVVGNANPWRLRIREMCLEMNINYHCQINYIAELMAQADLSFGAGGVTMWERCFLGLPSIVTIVAENQRKSTEDAAEYGAIWNLGWHRDVKVSDYADILNRAILSPDKLIYMSEKALELIDNKEEYTVHPVVQAILEG; encoded by the coding sequence ATGAATATTTTATTTCGCGTTGATTCTTCAGTTGAAATAGGGACCGGTCATGTAATGCGCTGTTTGGCGCTCGCAAAAATGTTGAAAGATGCGGGATGCACTGTTACTTTTGTTATGAGAGTATGTCCGGGCGATTTATGTGACTATGTCGAAAGCCAAGGGTTTTCCGTTTTTCGCATGTTTCAAGGCACTCATTTCTCACAAGAAATAGATGCCCAATTAACCATCGAAATGATTCAGCAATGCAATGAACATATTGATTGGTGTATCGTCGACCATTATCAGCTTGATCAGCGGTGGGAGGAGCAAGTCAAAAAGTATGTCGGTAAAATGATGGTAATTGATGATTTGGCCAACCGTCTTCATGACTGTCATTTACTGTTGGACCAAAATTATTATAAAAATATGAAACAGCGTTATGATGGGTTGGTACCAAAAAATTGTCGTTTGTTTTTAGGCCCGAAATATATGATATTGCGATCCGAGTTTTATGAAGCGAAAAAGTCTGTAAAAATCCGCAGCGGCTATGTTCAGCGGATGCTCGTTTTTTTTGGCGGCAGCGATCCGACGAATGAAACGGAAAAAGTATTGCAGGCTTTACGGGATTTGCAGCTTACTCATATTAAAGTCGACATCGTTGTCGGTAACGCCAATCCATGGCGTTTGCGAATTCGAGAAATGTGCCTTGAAATGAACATAAATTACCATTGTCAAATTAATTATATCGCTGAACTAATGGCGCAGGCGGATTTATCTTTCGGAGCTGGCGGTGTGACAATGTGGGAGAGATGTTTTCTCGGGCTTCCTTCCATTGTCACAATTGTTGCTGAGAACCAAAGAAAATCAACGGAAGACGCTGCTGAATACGGGGCGATTTGGAATTTAGGTTGGCATAGGGATGTAAAAGTGTCGGATTATGCCGATATATTGAATAGAGCGATATTATCGCCTGATAAACTCATATATATGAGCGAGAAAGCATTAGAATTGATAGATAACAAGGAAGAATATACTGTGCATCCAGTTGTTCAAGCTATTTTGGAGGGATAA
- the pseB gene encoding UDP-N-acetylglucosamine 4,6-dehydratase (inverting), whose protein sequence is MEFLRNQTILVTGGTGSFGKKFVKKILEYDVKKVIVFSRDELKQYEMAQEYTDPRIRFFIGDVRDKDRLYRAFDGVDYVVHAAAMKQVPACEYNPFEAVKTNIYGAQNVIEAAIDRGVKRVIALSTDKAAAPINLYGATKLASDKLFVAANSYVGGKETRFAVVRYGNVVGSRGSVVPLFKKMAAEGKKLPITDERMTRFWITLDQGVQFVIDSLARMKGGEIFVPKIPSMKVVDLAKAIAPEAEIEIIGIRPGEKLHETMITEDDARHTVEFDNYYVITPEFPWCPQEYVKHGRSLPEGFKYTSDTNTEWLTVEELRTLVKEM, encoded by the coding sequence ATGGAATTTTTGCGAAATCAAACAATCCTTGTTACAGGGGGAACTGGATCATTTGGGAAAAAGTTTGTAAAAAAAATATTAGAATATGATGTAAAAAAGGTTATCGTATTTAGCCGTGATGAATTAAAACAATATGAAATGGCACAAGAATATACGGACCCAAGAATCCGCTTTTTCATTGGTGACGTACGGGACAAAGATCGTCTATATCGCGCGTTTGATGGTGTCGATTATGTCGTCCATGCAGCGGCAATGAAACAAGTACCTGCATGTGAATACAACCCATTTGAAGCGGTAAAAACAAACATTTACGGCGCGCAAAACGTGATTGAAGCAGCGATTGACCGTGGAGTAAAACGAGTCATTGCATTAAGTACCGATAAGGCCGCGGCACCAATTAATTTATACGGTGCTACAAAACTAGCGTCCGATAAACTATTTGTAGCGGCCAACTCTTATGTCGGAGGAAAAGAAACTCGATTTGCCGTAGTGCGCTATGGAAATGTGGTTGGGAGCCGTGGAAGCGTTGTTCCATTGTTTAAAAAAATGGCCGCTGAAGGGAAGAAGCTGCCAATCACAGACGAACGGATGACTCGCTTCTGGATCACACTTGACCAAGGTGTTCAGTTTGTCATTGATTCCCTTGCAAGGATGAAAGGCGGGGAAATTTTCGTTCCGAAAATCCCCAGCATGAAAGTGGTGGATCTTGCAAAAGCGATTGCGCCAGAGGCAGAAATTGAAATCATCGGCATCCGCCCTGGAGAAAAGCTTCATGAAACAATGATTACCGAAGATGATGCGAGACATACAGTTGAGTTTGATAATTATTATGTCATTACCCCTGAGTTTCCGTGGTGTCCACAAGAATATGTGAAACACGGAAGAAGTTTGCCAGAAGGATTTAAATATACAAGTGATACAAATACAGAATGGTTGACGGTGGAGGAATTGCGGACATTAGTAAAAGAAATGTAA
- a CDS encoding ATP-grasp domain-containing protein has product MLVTSISKKIPMLQAVQQAMLKMDSSMALIGADMNPNCIGRYFVHEFWEMPSLKEVAIEEFILVCKKKNIRFIIPTRDGELLYFSFHRRLFEEHGISVMVSEPEAIKTCLDKLRFYKVLTEKGFPAIPTTLSAQELKCNNYVVKERYGAGARSIGINLSGEEAVLHAKKLEAPIFQPFIQGIEISVDLYVTRTGDVKGVVARTRDNVVNGESQVTTTIKNEKLERMCGDIAKCLKLYGHVVMQVIMDNKGDFYIIECNSRFGGASTLSIEVGLDSFYWFFLESQGENLDDYPFIRSTTEKRQIRYPTNLIIDIGQEEV; this is encoded by the coding sequence GTGTTAGTAACAAGTATTTCGAAGAAAATACCGATGTTGCAAGCTGTTCAACAGGCGATGCTGAAAATGGATTCTTCTATGGCTTTAATTGGCGCCGATATGAATCCAAATTGTATCGGTCGATATTTTGTTCATGAATTTTGGGAAATGCCTTCTTTGAAAGAGGTGGCAATCGAAGAATTTATTTTAGTCTGTAAGAAAAAAAATATTCGTTTTATTATACCGACAAGGGATGGCGAACTTCTTTATTTTTCCTTCCATCGTCGATTATTTGAGGAACATGGGATTTCCGTCATGGTCTCTGAGCCAGAAGCTATAAAAACTTGTCTTGATAAGCTGCGCTTTTACAAAGTTTTAACTGAAAAAGGCTTCCCGGCTATTCCGACTACCTTATCGGCTCAAGAATTAAAGTGTAATAATTATGTCGTAAAAGAACGTTACGGAGCTGGAGCGAGAAGCATAGGGATCAATTTATCAGGCGAAGAGGCAGTCTTGCATGCTAAGAAATTAGAAGCCCCTATTTTCCAACCGTTTATTCAAGGTATTGAAATCAGTGTTGATCTTTATGTTACCCGTACAGGGGACGTTAAAGGAGTAGTAGCGCGAACAAGGGACAATGTCGTAAATGGGGAGTCGCAAGTAACGACAACGATAAAAAATGAAAAGTTAGAACGTATGTGTGGGGATATTGCTAAATGTTTAAAATTATATGGTCATGTTGTAATGCAAGTTATAATGGATAATAAGGGAGATTTTTATATTATAGAGTGCAATAGTCGTTTCGGAGGAGCTTCCACGTTAAGTATAGAAGTCGGATTAGATAGTTTTTATTGGTTTTTTCTTGAATCACAAGGGGAAAATTTGGATGATTATCCTTTCATTCGTTCAACGACTGAAAAAAGACAAATAAGGTATCCAACCAATTTGATCATAGATATAGGGCAAGAGGAGGTATAG